The proteins below are encoded in one region of Apium graveolens cultivar Ventura chromosome 4, ASM990537v1, whole genome shotgun sequence:
- the LOC141720068 gene encoding uncharacterized protein LOC141720068, which translates to MATNVDPIQENVVDPSQNPVSPYYIHPSDNPGMKLLSFKFDGKGYGDWKRSMLISLAAKNKTGFVDGTISKPNVNDETYRAWDRRNNMMISWILGVLDQDIARSVLYFNTARDVWVNLEKRYGQSSGTMLFSL; encoded by the coding sequence ATGGCAACAAACGTTGATCCAATACAAGAAAATGTAGTTGATCCGTCACAGAATCCTGTTTCACCATACTACATTCATCCTTCTGATAATCCTGGCATGAAATTGCTATCGTTTAAGTTTGATGGAAAAGGCTATGGAGATTGGAAACGATCTATGCTTATTAGTCTTGCAGCAAAGAACAAGACAGGTTTTGTTGACGGGACGATTAGTAAGCCAAATGTTAATGATGAGACTTATAGAGCATGGGATAGACGCAACAATATGATGATTTCTTGGATTTTGGGGGTTTTAGATCAAGATATTGCTAGAAGTGTGTTATATTTTAATACGGCAAGAGATGTATGGGTCAATCTTGAGAAAAGATATGGGCAGTCTTCTGGGACTATGCTGTTCTCTTTGTAG